The following proteins come from a genomic window of Lycium ferocissimum isolate CSIRO_LF1 chromosome 4, AGI_CSIRO_Lferr_CH_V1, whole genome shotgun sequence:
- the LOC132053151 gene encoding general transcription and DNA repair factor IIH subunit TFB1-1-like translates to MADGKVVKRAKYKSSVKGPGVPGVLKLTKERFVFMPNDPTSAAKLNVEFKLIKGHKFSKEGSSKQALLNLTQDQGGYIFEFDSFPDRDQCRDFVASAIAACMEAGKAASEKPVVPHDEQLSATEMGRRIKLLQENSELQKLHRQLVIEGILSEAEFWAARKKLLEQSENKKPKQRVALKNDMWSVKPLSDGQTNRVTFNLTPEVIHQIFAEKPAVRQAYLNFVPGKMSEKEFWTKYSRAEYLHSTKNIVAAAAEAAEDEELAVFLKQDDMLASEARKKIRRVDPTLDMEADEGDDYMHLLDHGLPQGEIKEFLEPQYEPFKRSFSQYLNQHAAVVLRGRVIDVELGDTRSVAEAFTRTNQAELATEVSDENAYRERMNKVSRVAEIEDLQGPREPPVALLSIKDPRDYFDSQQVNAIKALGDADTGIRQLKFSVTKEDAFCYLKDSISEINSQGLIEPIISPEVALKVFNGLSQNISSTKYHLGKNPHESVLDQLPSATKNELLLHWTSIQELLKHFWSSYPITTKYFYTKVSRLKDAMSQIYPKLQEIKESVQSDIRHQVSLLVQPMLQALDAAFAHYDADVQKRSAKGGERPNGFV, encoded by the exons ACCAAGGAACGGTTTGTCTTTATGCCGAATGACCCAACATCAGCGGCAAAGCTTAATGTGGAGTTCAAGTTGATTAAAG GCCACAAGTTTTCCAAGGAGGGTTCAAGTAAGCAGGCTCTGCTTAATCTTACACAAGATCAG GGTGGATATATTTTTGAGTTTGATAGCTTCCCTGACCGTGACCAGTGTCGGGACTTTGTTG CCTCAGCAATTGCGGCTTGTATGGAAGCTGGGAAAGCTGCTTCTGAAAAACCTGTTGTTCCTCATGATGAACAGCTCAGTGCAACAGAAATGGGGCGTCGGATTAAGTTACTGCAGGAGAATAG TGAGTTGCAGAAACTCCACAGGCAATTGGTCATTGAAGGTATTCTATCAGAGGCCGAATTTTGGGCTGCTaggaag AAGCTGCTGGAGCAGAGTGAAAACAAGAAGCCAAAACAGCGGGTAGCTTTAAAAAATGACATGTGGAGCGTAAAACCATTATCTGATGGTCAG ACGAACAGAGTTACATTTAACTTGACACCAGAGGTTATTCATCAG ATTTTTGCGGAGAAACCAGCTGTCCGCCAAGCATATTTGAACTTTGTTCCTGGCAAG ATGTCAGAAAAAGAATTCTGGACTAAATATTCAAGAGCTGAATACCTCCACAGTACAAAAAACATTGTTGCAGCTGCTGCCGAGGCTGCTGAAGATGAGGAGCTTGCAGTTTTCTTGAAGCAAGATGATATGTTAGCATCTGAAGCTCGGAAGAAG ATCAGAAGAGTGGATCCAACTCTGGACATGGAAGCAGATGAAGGTGATGATTACATGCATCTCCTG GATCATGGGCTACCTCAGGGTGAAATTAAGGAGTTTCTAGAACCACAGTATGAGCCATTCAAAAGATCTTTCTCACAATACCTCAATCAGCATGCAGCAGTGGTTCTTCGAGGAAGAGTTATAG ATGTTGAGCTGGGTGACACGAGATCTGTTGCTGAAGCATTCACCAGGACAAATCAGG CTGAACTAGCTACTGAAGTGTCTGATGAGAATGCATATAGAGAACGCATGAACAAAGTTTCTCGAGTGGCTGAGATTGAGGATCTTCAGGGACCTCGAGAACCACCAGTTGCATTGCTAAGTATCAAG GATCCTCGAGACTACTTTGATTCTCAGCAAGTAAATGCTATAAAGGCTCTGGGAGATGCTGATACAGGAATAAGACAGCTGAAATTTAGTGTGACCAAAGAAGATGCCTTTTGCTACTTGAAGGACTCCATCTCCGAGATAAATTCCCAAGGATTGATTGAACCTATAATTAGTCCAGAAGTAGCTCTCAAg GTTTTCAACGGGCTTAGTCAGAATATCTCAAGTACAAAGTATCATCTGGGAAAAAATCCCCATGAGAGTGTTTTAGATCAGTTGCCTAGTGCAACTAAAAATGAACTATTACTT CATTGGACATCAATTCAGGAATTATTGAAGCACTTCTGGTCATCTTATCCAATAACGACAAAATATTTCTACACCAAG GTGTCTAGGTTAAAGGATGCAATGTCTCAGATATATCCCAAGTTGCAG GAGATCAAGGAATCTGTGCAGTCGGATATCAGACATCAAGTTTCCCTTCTTGTACAGCCAATGCTTCAG GCTTTAGATGCTGCCTTTGCCCATTACGATGCAGATGTACAGAAGAGATCTGCTAAAGGTGGGGAGAGACCAAATGGATTTGTTTAG